The Schistocerca gregaria isolate iqSchGreg1 chromosome 4, iqSchGreg1.2, whole genome shotgun sequence genome contains a region encoding:
- the LOC126266811 gene encoding U1 small nuclear ribonucleoprotein A: MMDIRPSHTIYINNLNEKIKKDDLKKSLYAIFSQFGQILDIVALKTLKMRGQAFVIFKDISSATNALRSMQGFPFYDKPMRIQYSKTDSDIIAKMKGTFAERPKKAKRVPAAEETPDSKKAKRKAAKENARLMGAGPGAATAVPGAAGGGGYGATAAAPLSVSTAVPEQPPNQILFLTNLPDETSEMMLSMLFNQFPGFKEVRLVPNRHDIAFVEFENELQSAAAKDALQGFKITMSHAMKISFAKK, encoded by the coding sequence ATGATGGACATTCGGCCAAGTCACACtatttacatcaacaatctgaacgagaAGATTAAGAAAGATGATTTGAAGAAGTCATTATATGCCATTTTCTCACAGTTTGGACAGATTCTTGACATCGTTGCATTGAAAACATTGAAAATGCGAGGACAAGCATTTGTGATATTTAAAGATATTAGTTCTGCTACAAATGCGCTTCGTTCTATGCAAGGTTTTCCATTTTACGATAAGCCAATGCGAATTCAGTATTCAAAGACTGACTCGGATATCATTGCTAAGATGAAAGGTACGTTTGCAGAGAGACCTAAGAAGGCTAAACGTGTTCCGGCAGCTGAGGAAACTCCAGACTCCAAGAAAGCTAAGCGCAAGGCAGCAAAGGAAAATGCTCGCTTGATGGGAGCGGGTCCAGGAGCAGCGACTGCGGTCCCCGGGgcagctggtggtggtggttacggaGCTACTGCCGCTGCGCCGCTGTCAGTGTCTACTGCCGTTCCAGAACAACCTCCAAACCAAATCCTGTTCTTGACCAACCTGCCTGATGAGACAAGTGAAATGATGTTATCGATGTTGTTCAATCAGTTCCCAGGATTCAAGGAAGTGCGACTGGTACCCAATCGTCATGATATTGCTTTTGTAGAATTTGAAAATGAATTGCAGAGTGCAGCAGCAAAGGACGCACTGCAGGGTTTCAAAATTACTATGTCACATGCTATGAAAATCTCATTTGCTAAAAAGTAA